In Astatotilapia calliptera chromosome 23, fAstCal1.2, whole genome shotgun sequence, a genomic segment contains:
- the spata18 gene encoding mitochondria-eating protein — MADTLRRLTNTSSFSVLQDKLESWHKDYHVISCDQNLNRCCELIEITAKIQGQLFAILNLTAAEGGHYAGVDTLKTRLLPWLGSCFSMARPSVSDDTSLQLIQDSAEKDRKIRELSASHENDLQKLETQLCSARLQLESVRAELLDAQKELDETKSKSTTTFLATEDEILQLKADLRSAHEQVDIYKRKLEALDDYERQIRLLRDEVSYLSTEKAMLQARLVRSRSPSPLSRHSRSSSPGRSESPTRAQLTNSSRHARLVSRFNDLYAVERLDAQALLRRYISDLEMVQRIIFIAVVESFKTAKLAYRQFRLRVRKTLSTSHFGPESLEDAAVDYIVRNLDLYDVQTSVNDVINAMNVNPRISFPPEVDFVLISSLIREACRVAFAMQTLDPPLDLGFATDGELYNDIKYRRSYDSEFTAPLVMYHVWPALTEGNTVIVKGEAVTRSGALWSRSRSRSSSTSPVRSRSLSPTRSLAFNSRRSLSPGRLRASHL, encoded by the exons ATGGCTGACACTTTAAGGAGATTGACCAACACATCTTCATTCAGCGTCTTACAGGACAAGCTTGAGAGTTGGCACAAGGACTACCAT GTGATTTCTTGTGACCAGAATCTGAACAGATGTTGTGAGCTGATTGAAATCACCGCCAAAATCCAGGGCCAACTGTTTGCCATCCTCAACCTTACAGCTGCAGAAG GTGGACACTATGCTGGAGTGGACACTCTGAAAACACGACTACTACCATGGCTCGGATCCTGTTTCTCAATGGCGAGGCCCTCAGTCAGTGATGACACCAGTCTACagctcatccag gaTTCAGCAGAGAAGGACAGAAAGATCAGGGAGCTCTCTGCCTCCCATGAGAATGACTTGCAGAAGCTGGAGACTCAGCTGTGCTCCGCTCGGCTACAGCTGGAGTCAGTCAGAGCAGA GCTGCTTGATGCTCAGAAGGAACTGGATGAGACAAAGAGCAAGTCTACAACCACCTTTCTGGCCACTGAAGATGAAATATTACAACTGAAAGCTGA TTTGAGATCCGCACATGAGCAGGTGGACATTTATAAGAGAAAGCTGGAAGCTCTCGATGACTATGAGCGGCAGATTCGCCTGTTGAGAGACGAAGTGTCTTACCTGAGCACAGAGAAAGCCATGCTGCAAGCgag gTTGGTGAGGAGTCGTTCTCCGAGCCCTTTGTCCAGGCACAGCCGCTCTTCCAGCCCCGGAAGGAGTGAGTCACCCACCCGAGCCCAGCTCACTAACTCCTCCCGCCACGCCCGCCTTGTGTCGCGCTTCAATGACCTGTATGCTGTGGAGCGTCTGGATGCCCAGGCCCTGCTTCGCCGCTACATTTCTGACTTGGAGATGGTCCAGAGAATAATCTTTATTGCAGTTGTG GAATCCTTCAAGACAGCAAAACTGGCTTACCGTCAGTTCAGGCTACGAGTCAGAAAGACACTGTCCACATCTCACTTTGGGCCGGAAAGTTTAGAAGATGCAGCTGTGGACTACATCGTCAGAAACCTGGACCTTTATGATGTTCAGACCAGCGTCAAT GATGTCATCAATGCTATGAATGTGAACCCTCGGATCTCCTTCCCGCCAGAGGTGGACTTTGTCCTCATCAGTTCGTTGATCAGAGAGGCATGCAGAGTGGCCTTCGCCATGCAGACACTGGACCCTCCACTGGACTTGGGCTTTGCCACTGATGGAGAACTATACAATGACATCAA GTATCGGCGCAGCTACGACTCTGAGTTCACTGCTCCTCTGGTGATGTACCATGTGTGGCCAGCCTTAACGGAAGGAAACACTGTAATAGTGAAGGGCGAGGCTGTGACTAGAAGTGGTGCTCTG tgGAGCCGAAGCCGCAGCAGAAGCAGTAGTACCAGCCCTGTGCGCTCTCGCTCTCTCAGCCCAACTCGCAGCCTT GCATTTAACAGCAGAAGAAGCCTGTCTCCTGGACGTCTCAGAGCTAGCCACCTGTGA
- the sgcb gene encoding beta-sarcoglycan, producing MASEQESSNGPVKKSMREKAIERRTINKEHNSNFKAGYVPIEEERLHKTGLRGRKGNMAVCIIIILFLLALINLIITLVIWTVIRIGPNGCDSMEFHESGLLRFKQKADMGIVHPLHKSTVGGRKDQDLVIVGNNNPVVFQQGTTKLSVEKDKTSIVSDVGISFTDPRTQTTFFSTDFENHEFHLPKGVKVLSVKKASTERITSNAASDLNIKGDSAIIRGNEGVNIMGRTIEFKMGGNIELRAENSIVLNGSVMFNATRFPNSAGDLYFNEGQERYKLCMCEDGTLFRVRVKFTNMGCQTLDNPCKKAH from the exons ATGGCGTCTGAACAG GAAAGCTCCAATGGGCCAGTGAAGAAGTCCATGCGAGAAAAAGCCATAGAACGCCGTACTATCAACAAGGAGCACAACAGTAATTTCAAAGCAGGCTATGTACCCATAGAGGAAGAGCGTCTTCATAAGACAGGGCTAAGAGGACGCAAAGGAAACATGGCTGTGTGCATCAttatcatcctcttcctcctcgccttaattaatttaatt ATCACATTGGTTATATGGACAGTGATCCGCATCGGTCCGAATGGCTGCGACAGTATGGAGTTCCATGAGAGTGGCCTGCTGCGCTTCAAACAGAAAGCAGACATGGGTATTGTCCACCCGCTGCACAAGAGCACAGTAGGAGGCCGTAAAGACCAGGATCTGGTCATTGTTGGTAACAACAACCCG GTAGTCTTCCAGCAAGGCACTACAAAGCTGAGCGTAGAAAAGGACAAGACCTCAATCGTCAGTGATGTCGGCATATCCTTCACAGACCCTCGGACCCAGACCACATTCTTCAGCACTGACTTTGAAAACCACGAGTTTCATTTGCCCAAAGGAGTCAAAGTCCTCAGCGTTAAAAAAGCTTCCACAGAAAGG ATCACCAGTAATGCAGCATCTGACCTGAACATTAAAGGAGACTCTGCCATCATTCGTGGTAACGAAGGGGTCAACATCATGGGTCGGACAATCGAGTTCAAAATGGGTGGAAACATTGAGCTCAGGGCT GAGAACAGCATCGTGCTCAATGGATCGGTCATGTTCAATGCCACGCGTTTTCCTAACTCTGCAGGAGATCTGTATTTCAATGAAGGTCAGGAGAGGTACAAGCTCTGCATGTGTGAAGATGGAACTCTGTTCCGTGTGCGGGTGAAATTTACCAACATGGGCTGCCAGACTTTAGATAACCCATGTAAGAAGGCTCACTAG
- the lrrc66 gene encoding leucine-rich repeat-containing protein 66, giving the protein MFQDLPQLKVLDLSFNMLTSIHPLMYLTLQNIGTEVRLLGNRWQCDCRMHSLRRRIAFDSNRGLQVWSIMCASPSTLSGRDLLQLQDDELNCLSTGNIPELHQDVTVHRGSEILLSCSAEDSVWWTPNGQMSVNQSDGGLLISDITESDTGLYVCVSKEKQVVSVFNLQISKIGGARRKPRSLSETSQYIIQAGPTKSVRNGTSPGAGAVTQSDLALAVCLSIFITFLIAFILGVLARPCIDALWKRVTEKNINTRSRETNSAVSVEQTQYDNEAFSTGEELERTGHHRERRVTFTTVDYREHGNVQYYDTVVSGNPESINNDVVIDCEVSEAQNIKHTPEDSGNESSSHQSNSEGRLNDGRDHTTAGHRHNMEFEPIPDPVELEEKRSLSSSSSDSSLSEKEFKEHHTMPKAPKKRCHKDH; this is encoded by the exons ATGTTTCAGGATTTACCACAGCTCAAA GTCCTAGATCTGAGCTTCAACATGTTGACCAGCATCCATCCTTTAATGTACCTCACCCTGCAAAACATTGGAACAGAAGTTAGGCTGCTTGGAAACAGGTGGCAGTGTGACTGCAGGATGCACAGTCTAAGACGGCGGATAGCCTTTGACAGCAACAGAGGCCTGCAGGTCTGGAGCATCATGTGTGCTTCTCCATCCACCCTCTCAGGCAGAGATCTGCTTCAGCTGCAGGATGATGAACTGAACTGCCTCAGTACTGGTAACATCCCAGAGCTCCATCAGGATGTGACAGTCCACAGGGGCTCTGAGATACTGCTGTCCTGTTCAGCAGAAG ACTCAGTGTGGTGGACGCCCAATGGTCAAATGTCTGTGAACCAGTCTGATGGTGGTCTGCTCATCAGTGACATCACAGAGAGTGACACgggactgtatgtgtgtgtgtctaaagaaaaacaggttgtgtctgtttttaacCTCCAAATCAGTAAAATAGGTGGTGCAAGAAGAAAACCTAGAAGTTTGTCTGAAACCAGCCAATACATAATCCAAGCAGGCCCCACAAAGAGTGTACGTAATGGGACAAGTCCAGGAGCTGGAGCAGTTACTCAGTCTGACTTGGCACTGGCTGTGTGTCTATCTATTTTCATCACATTTCTAATTGCCTTTATCCTTGGAGTCCTTGCAAGACCGTGTATTGATGCTCTTTGGAAAAGAGTCACCGAAAAGAACATCAATACACGGTCCCGTGAAACTAACTCTGCAGTCTCTGTAGAACAAACACAATATGACAATGAGGCCTTTTCCACTGGAGAGGAACTAGAAAGGACAGGACATCACAGGGAAAGGAGAGTCACATTTACCACTGTAGACTACAGAGAACATGGCAACGTACAGTACTATGATACTGTAGTCAGTGGCAATCCGGAAAGCATCAATAATGATGTAGTGATTGATTGTGAAGTTAGTGAGGCTCAGAATATTAAACATACTCCTGAAGATTCAGGAAATGAAAGTAGCTCACATCAGAGCAATTCAGAGGGTAGACTAAATGATGGCAGAGATCACACTACTGCTGGACATAGGCACAACATGGAGTTTGAACCCATCCCAGATCCTGTTGAACTAGAGGAAAAGAGAAGCCTATCTTCTTCAAGCTCTGATTCTTCACTATCTGAAAAAGAATTCAAAGAGCACCACACAATGCCTAAGGCTCCTAAG AAGAGGTGCCACAAAGATCACTAG